The following proteins are encoded in a genomic region of Burkholderia pyrrocinia:
- a CDS encoding EAL domain-containing protein, producing the protein MPALHPDPAAARTTRLIADRALAAVFQPIVDLGSGTVVGYEGLIRGPRGTDLEPPAALFAQAAREGATIALEQAAALTCLDAFAALGCDGKLFLNFSAGAILQLARERERARLLLGRARVGAERIVIELTEQNAMPDIAHIGPAIASLRDAGVQFALDDYGTANASMNLWLRLQPDVVKIDRFFIHDIARDPLKFEAVKAMQHFAQASGAQLIAEGIENECDLLVVRDMGICYVQGFLLGRPNAQPSRVVAPAARDAIRAPHIAVFPGATRTVRPAGTIAAKMLVPAPALPRDATSNDVLDLFNRMPDLHAVALVERGRPVALVNRRGFIDRFALPYHREVFGKKPCLQFANDAPLMIDNATTVEQLAMLLASHDQRYLADGFVITEHGRYVGLGTGESLVRAVTEMRIEAARYANPLTFLPGNIPISAHIDRLLQRDAGFHACYVDLNQFKPFNDQYGYWQGDEVLKFAATVLAGVCDPQRDFLGHVGGDDFLVLFQRDDWRERAADAIARFNDGAQRFYTQADRQAGGLRGEDRRGNPAFFGFVTMAIGVVGVPAGAHGAQRYGSDEIASVAALAKRRAKQQPDGLAVVDLDAGRAALRNRGEPPAEAVR; encoded by the coding sequence ATGCCCGCGCTCCACCCCGACCCCGCTGCCGCCCGCACCACGCGCCTGATCGCGGATCGCGCGCTCGCCGCCGTATTCCAGCCGATCGTCGACCTCGGGTCGGGGACGGTCGTCGGTTACGAGGGCCTGATACGCGGCCCGCGCGGCACCGACCTCGAGCCGCCCGCCGCGCTGTTCGCGCAGGCCGCGCGCGAAGGCGCGACCATCGCGCTCGAACAGGCCGCCGCGCTCACCTGCCTCGACGCGTTCGCGGCGCTCGGCTGCGACGGCAAGCTGTTCCTCAATTTCAGCGCGGGCGCGATCCTGCAACTCGCGCGCGAACGCGAGCGCGCACGCCTGCTGCTCGGCCGCGCGCGGGTCGGCGCCGAGCGCATCGTGATCGAGCTGACCGAGCAGAACGCGATGCCGGACATCGCACACATCGGGCCGGCGATCGCGTCGCTGCGCGACGCCGGCGTCCAGTTCGCGCTCGACGACTACGGCACCGCGAACGCGAGCATGAACCTGTGGCTGCGCCTGCAGCCGGACGTCGTGAAGATCGACCGCTTCTTCATCCACGACATCGCGCGCGACCCACTCAAGTTCGAGGCCGTGAAGGCAATGCAGCACTTCGCGCAGGCGAGCGGCGCGCAACTGATCGCGGAAGGCATCGAGAACGAATGCGACCTGCTCGTCGTGCGCGACATGGGCATCTGCTACGTGCAGGGCTTCCTGCTCGGCCGGCCGAACGCGCAGCCGTCGCGGGTCGTCGCGCCGGCCGCGCGCGACGCGATCCGTGCGCCACACATCGCGGTGTTTCCCGGTGCGACCCGCACCGTGCGGCCGGCCGGCACGATCGCCGCGAAAATGCTCGTCCCCGCGCCGGCGCTGCCGCGCGACGCGACCAGCAACGATGTGCTCGACCTGTTCAACCGGATGCCCGACCTGCACGCGGTCGCGCTCGTCGAGCGCGGGCGGCCCGTCGCGCTCGTGAATCGCCGCGGCTTCATCGACCGCTTCGCGCTGCCGTACCACCGCGAGGTGTTCGGGAAGAAGCCGTGCCTGCAGTTCGCGAACGACGCGCCGCTGATGATCGACAACGCGACGACGGTCGAGCAGCTCGCGATGCTGCTCGCGAGCCACGACCAGCGCTATCTCGCGGACGGCTTCGTGATCACCGAACACGGCCGCTATGTCGGGCTCGGCACCGGCGAGAGCCTCGTGCGCGCGGTGACCGAGATGCGCATCGAGGCCGCGCGTTACGCGAATCCGCTGACGTTCCTGCCCGGCAACATCCCGATCAGCGCGCACATCGACCGCCTGCTCCAGCGCGATGCCGGCTTTCATGCGTGCTACGTCGACCTGAACCAGTTCAAGCCGTTCAACGACCAGTACGGCTACTGGCAGGGCGACGAGGTGCTGAAGTTCGCCGCGACGGTGCTGGCCGGCGTGTGCGATCCTCAGCGCGACTTTCTCGGGCACGTCGGCGGCGACGATTTCCTCGTGCTGTTCCAGCGCGACGACTGGCGCGAACGCGCCGCCGACGCGATCGCGCGCTTCAACGACGGCGCGCAGCGCTTCTACACGCAGGCCGACCGGCAGGCAGGCGGGCTGCGCGGCGAGGATCGGCGCGGCAACCCGGCGTTCTTCGGCTTCGTGACGATGGCGATCGGCGTGGTGGGCGTGCCGGCCGGCGCGCACGGCGCGCAGCGCTACGGCAGCGACGAGATCGCGTCGGTTGCGGCGCTCGCGAAGCGGCGCGCGAAACAGCAGCCGGACGGGCTCGCGGTCGTCGATCTCGACGCGGGCCGCGCCGCGCTGCGCAATCGCGGCGAACCGCCGGCCGAGGCGGTGCGCTGA
- a CDS encoding LacI family DNA-binding transcriptional regulator: MGTTIRDVARAAEVSIGTVSRALKNQPGLSEATRARIVEIAQQLGYDPAQLRPRIRRLTFLLHRQHNRFPASPFFSHVLHGVEDACRERGIVPTLLTVGPNDDVLRQMRPHAPDAIAVAGFIEPETIEALAATSRPLVLIDLWAPGLRSVNIDNATGAALAMRHLLATGRSRIAFIGGSPAHYSIAQRAIGYRRAFFEAGRLFDPAYEVTIDAGLDPDTGATRAMAQLLDAPGPRPDAVFAYNDAAALAAQRVCTARGLRIPDDIAIVGFDNIPAAAHASPPLTTLSVDKEALGRRGVELLLADSPERTEISLPVELIVRASSQPAGSPAFDTATVTES; this comes from the coding sequence ATGGGCACCACCATTCGCGATGTGGCGCGGGCGGCAGAGGTCTCGATCGGCACCGTTTCCCGCGCGCTGAAAAACCAGCCGGGCCTGTCCGAAGCAACGCGTGCGCGCATCGTCGAGATCGCGCAGCAGCTCGGCTACGATCCCGCGCAGCTGCGGCCGCGCATCCGCCGGCTCACCTTCCTGCTGCACCGCCAGCACAACCGCTTTCCCGCCAGCCCGTTCTTCTCGCACGTGCTGCACGGCGTCGAGGACGCATGCCGCGAGCGCGGCATCGTGCCGACGCTGCTCACGGTCGGCCCGAACGACGACGTGCTGCGCCAGATGCGCCCGCACGCGCCCGACGCAATCGCGGTCGCCGGCTTCATCGAGCCCGAGACGATCGAGGCGCTCGCCGCGACCAGCCGGCCGCTCGTGCTGATCGACCTGTGGGCGCCCGGGCTGCGCTCGGTCAACATCGACAACGCGACGGGCGCGGCGCTCGCGATGCGCCATCTGCTCGCCACCGGCCGCTCGCGCATCGCGTTCATCGGCGGCTCGCCCGCGCACTACAGCATCGCGCAGCGCGCAATCGGCTACCGGCGCGCGTTCTTCGAGGCCGGGCGGCTGTTCGATCCCGCGTACGAAGTGACGATCGACGCGGGGCTCGACCCCGACACGGGCGCCACGCGTGCGATGGCGCAACTGCTCGACGCGCCGGGCCCGCGCCCCGACGCCGTATTCGCGTACAACGATGCGGCCGCGCTGGCCGCGCAGCGCGTGTGCACCGCGCGCGGCCTGCGCATTCCGGACGACATCGCGATCGTCGGCTTCGACAACATCCCGGCCGCCGCGCACGCGAGCCCGCCGCTCACGACGCTCTCGGTCGACAAGGAAGCGCTCGGCCGTCGCGGCGTCGAGCTGCTGCTCGCCGATTCGCCCGAGCGCACCGAGATTTCCCTGCCCGTCGAGCTGATCGTGCGGGCCAGCAGCCAGCCCGCCGGCTCCCCGGCATTCGATACCGCCACGGTCACCGAATCATGA
- a CDS encoding AGE family epimerase/isomerase, protein MNMPPVQPCTAAPAAHAQTAPFVASFRDPSFLLSHIEDTLRFYATNAFDPTGGFYHYFRDDGSIYNRTSRHLVSSCRFVFNYAMAYRHFGDPRHLDSARHGLRFLRDAHWDDELQGYDWELDWRDGAKRATLDGTRHCYGLAFVLLAAAHATMAGIDEARPLIAATYELAEHRFWDAAAGLYADDATANWIVSSYRGQNANMHMTEALLAAYEATGHLTYLDRAEKLATHITQRQAALSGGLVWEHYHADWSADWDYNKEDSSNIFRPWGFQPGHQTEWAKLLLILERHRPLDWLVPRAAELFDAALTHAWDADHGGLCYGFGPDFTICDHNKYFWVQAETFAAAAMLGARTGSERFWDWYDEIWRYSWAHFVDHRYGAWYRILTCDNRKYSDEKSPAGKTDYHTMGACYDVLATLARTARSEPTQ, encoded by the coding sequence ATGAACATGCCCCCGGTCCAACCCTGCACGGCCGCGCCGGCCGCCCACGCGCAAACAGCGCCGTTCGTCGCGAGTTTCCGCGATCCGTCGTTCCTGCTGTCGCACATCGAGGACACGCTGCGCTTCTACGCGACGAACGCATTCGACCCGACCGGCGGCTTCTACCACTACTTCCGCGATGACGGCAGCATCTACAACCGCACGTCGCGCCACCTCGTCAGCAGCTGCCGCTTCGTCTTCAACTACGCGATGGCGTACCGGCATTTCGGCGATCCGCGCCACCTCGACTCCGCGCGCCACGGGCTGCGCTTCCTGCGCGACGCGCACTGGGACGACGAGCTGCAGGGCTACGACTGGGAACTCGACTGGCGCGACGGCGCGAAGCGCGCGACGCTCGACGGCACGCGCCACTGCTACGGGCTCGCGTTCGTGCTGCTCGCCGCCGCGCATGCGACGATGGCCGGCATCGACGAGGCGCGCCCGCTGATCGCGGCGACCTACGAACTGGCCGAGCACCGCTTCTGGGATGCGGCCGCGGGCCTGTATGCGGACGACGCGACGGCGAACTGGATCGTATCGTCGTACCGCGGCCAGAACGCGAACATGCATATGACGGAGGCGCTGCTCGCGGCCTACGAGGCGACCGGCCACCTCACGTACCTCGATCGCGCGGAAAAGCTCGCGACCCACATCACGCAGCGCCAGGCCGCGCTGTCGGGTGGACTCGTGTGGGAGCACTACCATGCTGACTGGTCGGCCGACTGGGACTACAACAAGGAAGACAGTTCGAACATCTTCCGTCCGTGGGGCTTCCAGCCCGGGCACCAGACCGAATGGGCGAAGCTGCTGCTGATCCTCGAGCGGCACCGCCCGCTCGACTGGCTCGTGCCGCGCGCGGCCGAACTGTTCGACGCGGCGCTCACGCACGCATGGGACGCCGATCACGGCGGCCTGTGCTACGGCTTCGGCCCCGACTTCACGATCTGCGACCACAACAAGTATTTCTGGGTGCAGGCGGAAACCTTCGCGGCGGCCGCGATGCTCGGCGCGCGCACCGGCAGCGAGCGCTTCTGGGACTGGTACGACGAGATCTGGCGCTATAGCTGGGCGCACTTTGTCGATCACCGCTACGGCGCGTGGTACCGGATCCTCACCTGCGACAACCGCAAGTACAGCGACGAGAAAAGCCCGGCCGGCAAGACCGACTATCACACGATGGGCGCGTGCTACGACGTGCTCGCGACCCTCGCGCGCACGGCCCGCAGCGAGCCGACGCAATGA
- a CDS encoding carbohydrate kinase family protein, translating to MSGGMFPAFVSAGDILTDMVRAGDAQWTSVPGGAGWNVARAVARLGVPSALAGSIGEDCFSDELWRTSDAAGLDLRFLQRVARPPLLAIVHETRPPAYFFIGEASADLAFDPARLPAGWADHVKWAHFGCISLVREPLAGTLAALAADLHARGVKISFDPNVRNLMTAAYRPTLEKMAGLADLIKVSDEDLRHLFGGDGPDAIAAARALNPRAAVLVTRGAQAATLYADGDVHEAAPPRVEVADTVGAGDASIGGMLFSLMAAPQRSWREHLVFALAAGAAACRHTGAHAPTLDEVAALIER from the coding sequence ATGAGCGGCGGCATGTTTCCGGCTTTCGTATCGGCGGGCGACATCCTGACCGACATGGTGCGCGCGGGCGATGCGCAGTGGACGTCGGTGCCGGGCGGCGCCGGCTGGAACGTCGCGCGCGCGGTCGCGCGGCTTGGCGTGCCGAGCGCACTCGCGGGCTCGATCGGCGAGGACTGCTTCTCCGACGAGCTGTGGCGCACGAGCGACGCAGCCGGGCTCGACCTGCGCTTCCTGCAGCGCGTCGCACGGCCGCCGCTGCTCGCGATCGTCCACGAGACCCGCCCGCCCGCGTACTTCTTCATCGGCGAAGCAAGCGCCGATCTCGCGTTCGATCCCGCGCGGCTGCCGGCCGGCTGGGCCGACCACGTGAAATGGGCGCATTTCGGCTGCATCAGCCTCGTGCGCGAACCGCTCGCGGGCACGCTGGCCGCGCTCGCGGCCGACCTGCACGCGCGCGGCGTGAAGATCAGCTTCGACCCGAACGTCCGGAACCTGATGACGGCCGCGTACCGGCCGACGCTGGAGAAGATGGCCGGCCTAGCCGACCTGATCAAGGTGTCCGACGAGGACCTGCGGCACCTGTTCGGCGGCGACGGCCCCGACGCGATCGCGGCGGCGCGCGCGCTGAACCCGCGCGCGGCCGTGCTCGTCACGCGCGGCGCGCAGGCGGCGACGCTCTACGCGGACGGCGACGTGCACGAAGCCGCCCCGCCGCGCGTCGAGGTGGCGGACACCGTCGGCGCGGGCGACGCGTCGATCGGCGGCATGCTGTTCAGCCTGATGGCCGCGCCGCAGCGATCGTGGCGCGAGCATCTCGTGTTCGCGCTGGCGGCGGGCGCGGCCGCATGCCGGCACACGGGCGCGCACGCGCCGACGCTCGACGAGGTCGCCGCGCTGATCGAACGCTGA